AAGCTGGCGGCGGAGGCGGTCAGGGTGGCGTCGAGAGCGTGGTTCGCCAGCGCCAAATTGGTGGCGCTCTCGAAGCTGTCGGCGTCCTGTTCGCGCGACAACGATGCCGTGGCGTCGACCTTCGCGCTGGCGGCGACCGTTTGCGCGGTCTGAAAGGCGTCCATCGACGAACCGACCTGGGCCAGCGCATTGCCAACTTGGTGGGTGACCGCGTCCAGATTTCCCAGCGTGGCGCGGATGCTGTCGCCGTCGTTGCTCTTCAGCGCCGTCGACAGCGCCGACAGCGTGGCGAAAAGATCGGCGCCGCCGCCCGCGCCTTTCACCGCCACGTCGGCCCGAACCGACGCCGCCTCGGTCACGCCGGGGGCCACTTCGACCTGGCGCACGTTGCTGTCGCCCTGATAGTTCCCGGAGGCGTCAAAGGGCGGTTGTGAATCCTTGGTGCCGCCGAAAATATAGCGCCCGTTGAAGTCGGTGTTCATCAACGTCACCGCTTGCTTGTTCAGACTGTCCACCTCGGTGGCGGCGTTCTGGCGATCGGTGGCCGAATA
This portion of the Polyangia bacterium genome encodes:
- the flgL gene encoding flagellar hook-associated protein FlgL; this translates as MRVTERMMFDMAASNSMTARDRVLQASNEASTGQRVTHPGDDPTAAGLIVQGRSTLARLDAVNSGAGKANDELGVADSSLQQLSNVLARVRELTVQMSNDSYSATDRQNAATEVDSLNKQAVTLMNTDFNGRYIFGGTKDSQPPFDASGNYQGDSNVRQVEVAPGVTEAASVRADVAVKGAGGGADLFATLSALSTALKSNDGDSIRATLGNLDAVTHQVGNALAQVGSSMDAFQTAQTVAASAKVDATASLSREQDADSFESATNLALANHALDATLTASAASFGLSLVDKL